Proteins found in one Hypericibacter terrae genomic segment:
- a CDS encoding hybrid sensor histidine kinase/response regulator: MPALETLFFDIPQIRRGSLMAYLAAAAFVALATGLRLVLGAWLEGASFVTFYLAVIAASLVCGMAAGWLAVVLSALSAWAFIYSPGLAYSHALGIGFFLLVAAANVVVVGALLATIAKVQSLVRTLESSEQKFRGIVESSPEAMVIVDASGIIALVNARVGDVFGYRRDELLGKAVETLVPKRLAERHRQHLARFATDATMRPMGAGNDLYGLRKDGTEFPVEISLSPLHTPQGLYVSSVIRDITQRRQIEAELFQARQLEQEASRAKTLFLSNMSHELRTPLNAVIGFVQLLEGEQAGPLTPKQREYLGYIHDGGTHLLSLVNEVLDLSKIEAGRLDLSIEAVGVHAAMELAHNSLVSLAEKARVVLILRPANGLPDVGVDRLRLHQCLMNLISNAIKYNRPGGTVTLDARRTPDDRIEIAVADTGRGIPTERQRELFQPFQRLGAEHTAIEGTGLGLALTRYLVEAMGGKIGFSSRPGVGSRFWIDFPVLAAVSHPVATVSEARLAPVLTAGPGRSLLYVEDNAMSARLVEAILSAVPGLTVLSASTAQEGLEKAIRHRPDVIILDINLPGLNGYDLLARLRHAPETRDIPVLALTAAALPGDIAKGTAAGFFRYLTKPIDARVLQAAVEDALTEAAA, encoded by the coding sequence ATGCCTGCACTCGAAACGCTCTTCTTCGACATCCCGCAGATTCGCCGCGGCAGCCTGATGGCCTATCTCGCGGCCGCGGCGTTCGTCGCCCTCGCGACAGGCTTGCGGCTGGTCCTTGGCGCCTGGCTCGAGGGCGCTTCCTTCGTCACCTTCTATCTCGCGGTCATCGCCGCCAGCCTTGTCTGCGGGATGGCGGCGGGCTGGCTGGCCGTCGTTCTTTCGGCCCTTTCGGCCTGGGCCTTCATCTATTCGCCGGGCCTTGCCTATTCGCATGCGCTCGGGATCGGATTCTTCCTCCTCGTCGCCGCCGCCAATGTGGTGGTTGTCGGCGCCCTCCTCGCCACGATCGCGAAAGTCCAGTCGCTGGTGCGGACCCTGGAGAGCAGCGAGCAGAAGTTTCGCGGCATCGTGGAGTCCTCGCCGGAAGCGATGGTGATCGTCGATGCGAGCGGCATCATCGCGCTCGTCAATGCAAGAGTGGGAGACGTGTTCGGCTACCGCCGCGACGAGCTTCTCGGAAAGGCGGTGGAGACATTGGTGCCGAAGCGGCTGGCGGAACGGCACCGCCAGCACCTCGCGCGTTTCGCGACCGATGCGACGATGCGGCCCATGGGTGCCGGGAACGATCTCTACGGCCTGCGCAAGGACGGCACCGAGTTCCCGGTCGAGATCAGCCTCAGTCCGCTCCACACCCCGCAGGGCCTGTACGTCTCGAGCGTCATCCGCGACATCACGCAAAGACGGCAGATCGAGGCCGAGCTCTTCCAGGCCCGGCAGCTCGAGCAGGAGGCCAGCCGCGCCAAGACCCTGTTCCTCTCGAACATGAGCCACGAGCTCCGGACGCCCCTCAATGCGGTCATCGGGTTCGTGCAGCTGCTCGAAGGAGAGCAGGCCGGCCCGCTGACGCCGAAACAGCGGGAGTATCTTGGCTATATCCATGACGGCGGCACTCATCTCCTGAGCCTGGTGAACGAGGTGCTCGATCTCTCGAAGATCGAGGCCGGGCGGCTCGATCTCTCGATCGAGGCGGTCGGCGTCCATGCCGCCATGGAGCTGGCTCACAACAGCCTGGTGTCGCTGGCGGAGAAGGCCCGCGTAGTGCTGATCCTGCGCCCGGCCAACGGGCTCCCGGATGTCGGCGTCGACCGGCTGCGGTTGCATCAGTGCCTGATGAACCTGATCTCGAACGCGATAAAATATAACCGACCCGGTGGAACCGTGACGCTGGACGCGCGCCGGACCCCCGATGACCGGATAGAGATCGCGGTGGCCGATACCGGAAGAGGAATCCCGACCGAGCGCCAGAGGGAGCTTTTCCAGCCTTTCCAGCGGCTGGGCGCGGAGCATACCGCCATCGAGGGAACGGGCCTCGGGCTCGCCCTGACGCGTTATCTGGTGGAAGCGATGGGCGGCAAGATCGGATTCAGCAGCAGGCCCGGTGTCGGCAGCCGCTTCTGGATCGACTTCCCCGTGCTCGCCGCGGTGTCTCACCCGGTTGCAACCGTTTCCGAGGCCAGGCTCGCGCCGGTCCTCACGGCCGGCCCCGGGCGTTCGCTGCTCTATGTCGAGGACAATGCGATGAGCGCCCGCCTGGTCGAGGCGATCCTGTCGGCTGTGCCCGGCCTCACCGTTCTGAGCGCCTCGACGGCCCAGGAGGGACTCGAGAAAGCGATCAGGCACCGGCCCGATGTCATCATTCTCGACATCAATCTGCCGGGCCTGAACGGCTACGATCTGCTTGCGCGGCTGCGCCACGCGCCCGAGACGCGCGATATTCCGGTGCTCGCGCTCACGGCGGCCGCCTTGCCCGGCGACATCGCCAAGGGAACGGCCGCCGGTTTTTTCCGCTATCTCACCAAGCCGATCGACGCGCGCGTGCTGCAGGCTGCCGTCGAGGATGCGCTGACGGAAGCGGCGGCGTAG
- a CDS encoding site-specific integrase: protein MLPQCSHSGSHDNGDGEGSHVTKKRGVYYYRRRLPSPHGGEIALSLGTTNYREAEHQAAILDKAFNELMQTMTTNTTKPTADLQAIVRDYLKTALQADFEQHLSTKAGEPVYQLVTFSGEDPIDADLSIIDHLIGETAEALARRDVRSVAATVDRLLAKHELPAEQRPVLALSVLQAQLKVLETARQRILGQHPELALDDTSRQLAPAPEPSAVPGPSLREAGPLLSAALPNFIDYMVTEEGWRGQTKAQSETTFRLFVEWCGDKPLQAYTRKDTAGFFDMLRKLPALYSKDKRWRDLSLPEIITQSQGIEVERLTMKTVKRHFSALGRLFDYAKKRDQYIGENPAHGFDFPTKGRGKGKARKVWAGEPLRKLFASPVWTGCHPSFRAQPGDKIIRDDKFWLPILGLYHGNRLEEFAQLRREDVKREGDIWFFDIHDQGGRQVKNDQSIRRVPLHPVLVHLGFQAYLDEVAPNPTDRVFPELKPGGPDNKVGYYFTKWWTNYRRAIGVYEKGLDYHSFRHGVTTKLFAAGVPREVVDELTGHEGEGTSQTVYLHEFPLRVLADAIAKVEWPEVSFKP, encoded by the coding sequence ATGCTCCCACAATGCTCCCACAGCGGCTCCCACGACAACGGCGACGGTGAGGGTTCGCACGTAACGAAGAAGCGCGGTGTCTACTACTATCGCCGTCGCCTCCCATCACCACACGGCGGGGAGATCGCGCTGTCGCTCGGCACCACGAACTACCGAGAGGCCGAACATCAAGCAGCGATACTGGACAAAGCGTTCAACGAGTTGATGCAGACCATGACGACCAATACGACGAAGCCGACCGCTGACCTTCAAGCCATCGTGCGCGACTACCTCAAGACTGCACTTCAAGCTGACTTTGAGCAGCACCTGAGTACCAAGGCCGGAGAGCCGGTGTATCAGCTTGTCACCTTCAGCGGCGAAGACCCGATTGACGCCGATCTAAGCATCATTGACCACCTCATCGGAGAAACAGCCGAAGCCCTGGCGCGGCGCGATGTCAGATCCGTTGCAGCGACTGTTGACAGGCTTCTGGCAAAGCATGAGTTGCCCGCAGAGCAACGCCCCGTGCTGGCGCTGAGTGTTCTGCAAGCTCAATTGAAAGTGCTAGAGACCGCGCGGCAGCGCATCTTGGGGCAACATCCGGAGCTTGCTTTAGACGACACCAGTCGCCAACTGGCGCCAGCACCCGAGCCGTCCGCCGTGCCTGGTCCCTCACTACGCGAGGCGGGTCCCCTACTCTCCGCAGCGCTTCCCAACTTCATTGACTACATGGTGACAGAGGAAGGGTGGCGCGGGCAGACGAAGGCGCAAAGCGAGACCACGTTCCGTTTGTTCGTTGAATGGTGCGGCGACAAGCCCCTCCAAGCGTACACACGCAAGGACACGGCGGGTTTCTTCGACATGCTGCGAAAGCTCCCGGCGCTCTACTCCAAGGACAAGCGGTGGCGTGACCTGTCGTTGCCGGAGATCATCACGCAATCGCAAGGCATAGAGGTTGAGCGGCTAACGATGAAGACCGTCAAGCGCCACTTCTCTGCGCTCGGTCGGCTGTTCGACTACGCCAAGAAACGAGATCAATACATCGGTGAGAACCCGGCGCACGGTTTCGACTTTCCCACCAAGGGGCGCGGCAAGGGCAAGGCGCGTAAGGTTTGGGCTGGTGAGCCGTTGCGTAAGCTGTTTGCGTCTCCTGTATGGACCGGTTGCCATCCGAGCTTTCGCGCTCAGCCGGGCGACAAGATCATCCGTGACGATAAGTTCTGGCTGCCCATCCTTGGTCTCTATCACGGCAACAGGCTTGAGGAGTTCGCGCAGCTTCGGCGTGAGGACGTGAAGCGGGAAGGCGATATCTGGTTCTTCGACATCCACGACCAAGGCGGCCGACAAGTGAAGAACGATCAGTCTATACGGCGCGTGCCGCTGCACCCTGTCCTAGTGCATCTCGGCTTCCAGGCGTATCTGGACGAAGTGGCGCCGAACCCTACCGACCGCGTGTTCCCTGAGCTAAAGCCCGGCGGGCCGGATAACAAGGTCGGCTACTACTTCACCAAGTGGTGGACGAACTACCGGCGGGCCATCGGTGTCTATGAGAAGGGATTGGACTATCACTCATTCCGGCATGGCGTAACCACGAAGCTGTTTGCTGCGGGCGTCCCGCGCGAAGTCGTTGACGAATTAACGGGGCACGAAGGCGAAGGAACGAGTCAGACTGTTTACCTTCATGAGTTCCCGCTGAGGGTGCTAGCGGACGCAATTGCGAAGGTTGAGTGGCCAGAAGTTTCTTTCAAGCCTTGA
- a CDS encoding host attachment protein encodes MKPIVTWVLVADGKSATILSYNGPGHRLTLVPGMTFKTELHASRDLGTDKPGRVHESGYSAHHSVETPDYHRIEKVVFAQHLAHRLDAAIESGECKRLVLVAPPQTLGELRMALTPKAREHVIGEVHKDLTHLNPQDVATHLEKVLAI; translated from the coding sequence ATGAAGCCGATCGTAACCTGGGTCCTCGTCGCCGATGGCAAGAGCGCCACGATCCTCAGCTATAACGGGCCGGGGCATCGCTTGACCCTGGTGCCGGGCATGACTTTCAAGACCGAGCTCCACGCCAGCCGCGACCTCGGGACGGATAAGCCCGGTCGCGTCCATGAAAGCGGCTACTCCGCCCATCACTCCGTCGAGACGCCCGACTATCACCGGATCGAGAAAGTGGTCTTCGCCCAGCATCTGGCGCATCGACTCGATGCCGCCATCGAGTCGGGCGAGTGCAAGCGCCTGGTCCTGGTGGCGCCGCCCCAGACCCTCGGCGAGCTGCGCATGGCCCTGACGCCCAAGGCCCGCGAGCATGTCATCGGCGAGGTCCATAAGGACCTGACCCATCTGAATCCCCAGGATGTCGCGACGCATCTGGAAAAGGTGCTGGCGATTTAG
- the creD gene encoding cell envelope integrity protein CreD translates to MTDIAPKLPGLSGWLGRLAFNLHIAGIVVIALLLLIPLSMVRDLINERSYRQQEVESSIAAEWGGAQTLVGPILKVPYQVKATPNQPERMSYAFYLPQTLDAQISVTTEMRYRAVFEIPVYRAQGRLVGTFPPPSTLPVPPDATAMLWNQAVLLMGVGDLTGIDSDPSLKWLGQPVAFTPGSSVPAMPGMQAPLPTLSLADTDPLPFAIDLTLRGTDRLQLVPVGATSSLTLTGDWPHPGFTGGALPAERDVTKTGFTAHWTLSYLARGFPQHWTEATEIPPANNQGYDSSYDNDRNGIAAAMGASSVGMTLIQPVDFYHVSERAAKFGFLFVAAMFGTVFVIELASGKRVHVVQYLLIGAALALFFCLLLALSEVIGFTPAYIVAAVMTTGLIGAYLAHIAQSLRKGAIGAGVLAGLYGYLYVLLQLEDLSLLAGALGLFASLAAFMWFTRKVDWFRLAPTAANELLGTSAKAENPLPS, encoded by the coding sequence ATGACCGACATCGCACCCAAGTTGCCCGGGCTTTCCGGCTGGCTCGGACGGCTTGCCTTCAATCTTCATATCGCCGGCATCGTGGTGATCGCGCTGCTGCTGCTGATCCCGCTCTCGATGGTGCGCGACCTGATCAATGAGCGCTCCTACCGGCAGCAGGAGGTCGAATCCAGCATCGCCGCCGAATGGGGCGGCGCCCAGACCTTGGTGGGCCCGATCCTCAAGGTGCCCTACCAGGTGAAGGCCACGCCCAACCAGCCCGAGCGCATGTCCTACGCCTTCTATCTGCCGCAGACGCTCGACGCCCAGATCAGCGTCACCACCGAGATGCGCTATCGCGCGGTGTTCGAGATCCCGGTCTATCGCGCGCAAGGCCGCCTGGTCGGGACGTTCCCGCCGCCCTCGACCCTGCCGGTGCCACCCGACGCCACCGCCATGCTGTGGAACCAGGCGGTGCTGCTGATGGGCGTGGGCGATCTCACCGGCATCGACAGCGACCCGAGCCTGAAATGGCTGGGCCAGCCGGTCGCCTTCACGCCCGGCAGCAGCGTCCCCGCCATGCCCGGCATGCAGGCGCCGCTGCCGACCCTCTCGCTCGCCGACACCGATCCCCTGCCCTTCGCAATCGATCTCACCTTGCGCGGCACCGACCGGCTGCAGCTCGTGCCGGTGGGCGCCACCTCCTCGCTCACTCTCACCGGCGACTGGCCGCATCCGGGCTTCACCGGCGGCGCGCTGCCGGCCGAGCGCGACGTCACCAAGACCGGCTTCACCGCGCATTGGACGCTGTCTTATCTCGCGCGCGGCTTCCCGCAGCATTGGACCGAGGCGACCGAGATCCCGCCCGCGAACAACCAGGGCTACGATTCCAGCTATGACAACGACCGTAACGGGATCGCCGCGGCGATGGGCGCATCCTCGGTCGGCATGACGCTGATCCAGCCGGTCGATTTCTATCATGTGAGCGAGCGGGCCGCGAAGTTCGGCTTCCTGTTCGTGGCGGCGATGTTCGGCACCGTCTTCGTGATCGAGCTCGCCAGCGGCAAACGCGTGCATGTGGTGCAGTATCTCCTCATCGGCGCGGCGCTGGCGCTGTTCTTCTGCCTGCTGCTCGCCCTCTCCGAGGTGATCGGCTTCACGCCGGCCTATATCGTCGCCGCGGTCATGACCACGGGCCTCATCGGCGCCTATCTCGCCCATATCGCGCAGAGCCTGCGCAAAGGGGCGATCGGCGCCGGCGTGCTCGCCGGGCTCTATGGCTATCTCTATGTGCTGCTGCAGCTCGAGGACCTGTCGCTGCTCGCGGGCGCGCTCGGACTGTTCGCCAGCCTCGCCGCCTTCATGTGGTTCACGCGCAAGGTGGACTGGTTCCGCCTGGCGCCGACGGCGGCGAACGAGCTGCTGGGGACGTCGGCGAAGGCGGAGAATCCTCTGCCCTCATGA
- the guaB gene encoding IMP dehydrogenase, translated as MKIREALTFDDVLLQPAASSVLPTSTDTRTRLTRNIQLGIPLISAAMDTVTEGRLAIAMAQSGGMGVIHKNLSPELQAAEVRKVKKFESGMVVNPLTINPDAKLADALALMEQHQISGFPVVERGSNKLVGVLTNRDVRFASNKNQPVRELMTKDRLITVKEGVGHDEARRLLHQHRIEKLLVVDNEYRCVGLITVKDMEKAQAYPNACKDEKGRLRAAAATGVGEDGLRRAEILLDADVDVIVVDTAHGHSAGVLKAVEAVKRLSNACQVIAGNVATSEGAKALIDAGADAIKVGIGPGSICTTRIVAGVGVPQLTAITDAVEAARKQNVPVIADGGVKYSGDLAKAIAAGADCCMIGALLAGTDESPGEVFLYQGRSYKSYRGMGSLGAMARGSADRYFQQEVSSTLKLVPEGVEGRVPYKGPVGNVIHQLVGGLRAAMGYTGNGTVAEMQQNCQFLRITNAGLRESHVHDVQLTRESPNYRPDM; from the coding sequence ATGAAAATCCGCGAGGCCCTGACTTTCGACGACGTGCTGCTACAGCCCGCCGCCTCCTCGGTGCTACCCACCAGCACCGATACCCGAACCCGCCTGACCCGCAACATCCAGCTCGGCATTCCCCTGATCTCGGCGGCGATGGATACCGTCACCGAGGGACGGCTCGCCATCGCCATGGCGCAGTCGGGCGGCATGGGCGTGATCCACAAGAACCTCAGCCCCGAGCTTCAGGCGGCCGAAGTCCGCAAGGTCAAGAAGTTCGAATCCGGCATGGTGGTGAATCCGCTCACCATCAATCCCGACGCCAAGCTGGCCGATGCGCTGGCGCTCATGGAGCAGCATCAGATCTCGGGCTTCCCCGTGGTCGAGCGCGGCTCGAACAAGCTGGTCGGCGTGCTGACCAACCGCGACGTGCGTTTCGCCAGCAACAAGAACCAGCCGGTGCGCGAGCTGATGACCAAGGACCGGCTCATCACCGTCAAGGAAGGGGTCGGCCATGACGAGGCCCGCCGCCTCCTGCATCAGCACCGGATCGAGAAGCTGCTGGTGGTCGACAACGAATATCGCTGCGTCGGCCTCATCACGGTCAAGGACATGGAGAAGGCCCAGGCCTATCCGAACGCCTGCAAGGACGAGAAGGGCCGCCTGCGCGCCGCGGCGGCGACCGGTGTGGGCGAGGACGGCCTGCGCCGCGCCGAGATCCTGCTCGATGCCGATGTCGATGTGATCGTGGTCGATACCGCCCATGGCCATTCGGCCGGCGTGCTCAAGGCGGTCGAGGCGGTGAAGCGGCTCTCCAATGCCTGCCAGGTGATCGCCGGCAATGTCGCGACCTCGGAAGGAGCGAAGGCCCTGATCGATGCCGGCGCGGACGCGATCAAGGTCGGCATCGGGCCGGGCTCGATCTGCACGACGCGCATCGTTGCCGGTGTCGGCGTGCCGCAGCTCACCGCCATCACCGACGCGGTCGAGGCGGCGAGAAAGCAGAACGTGCCGGTCATCGCCGACGGCGGCGTCAAATATTCGGGCGATCTCGCCAAGGCGATCGCAGCGGGTGCGGATTGCTGCATGATCGGCGCGCTCCTTGCCGGCACCGACGAGAGCCCCGGCGAGGTGTTCCTCTATCAGGGCCGCTCCTACAAATCCTATCGCGGCATGGGCTCGCTCGGCGCCATGGCGCGCGGCTCCGCCGACCGCTATTTCCAGCAGGAAGTGTCGAGCACGCTGAAGCTGGTGCCGGAGGGCGTCGAAGGCCGCGTCCCCTATAAGGGCCCCGTCGGCAACGTCATCCATCAGCTCGTCGGCGGCTTGCGCGCCGCCATGGGCTACACCGGCAACGGCACCGTCGCCGAGATGCAGCAGAACTGCCAGTTCCTGCGCATCACCAATGCGGGCTTGCGCGAAAGCCACGTGCACGACGTGCAGCTGACGCGGGAATCGCCGAACTACCGGCCGGATATGTGA
- a CDS encoding RsmB/NOP family class I SAM-dependent RNA methyltransferase, with amino-acid sequence MTPGARLQAAIELLTSIHAGTAPADRAAHEFFRARRYIGGGDRREVLGLTYAVLRARARLDWAIARAWPADAPKSEDTDRNRVIAALALLEGWDADRIAGSFDGGQYRPAPMTREERTLARALTGQPLDHLDQPTWVRFEYPEWLDAPLREALGSDFEAEMRALMDEAATDIRVNALKADREAAIRALKAEKVEAQPTPLSPWGLRVTGRPPLASLEIFKSGAIEVQDEGSQLVALLTGARPGQRVVDFCAGAGGKTLALAAQMKNKGHIVACDVLEGRIMRASTRLRRAGAHNVERRALTSERDPWVKRHAAAFDRVLVDAPCSGSGTWRRNPDQKWRLAPNDLEELVALQASILQSAARLVKQGGRLVYATCALLPAENEGQIRRFLEMHDKFRIVPIAEVWASVIGGECPGDGDFLRLSPSRHGTDGFFVAVLARNT; translated from the coding sequence ATGACCCCCGGCGCCCGTCTCCAGGCCGCGATCGAGCTGCTGACCTCCATCCACGCCGGCACCGCGCCCGCCGATCGCGCGGCGCATGAGTTCTTTCGCGCGCGGCGCTACATCGGCGGCGGCGACCGGCGCGAGGTGCTGGGACTCACCTACGCGGTCCTGCGCGCCCGCGCGCGGCTCGACTGGGCGATCGCGCGCGCCTGGCCGGCCGACGCGCCCAAGAGCGAAGACACCGACCGCAACCGCGTCATTGCCGCCCTGGCCCTCCTCGAAGGCTGGGACGCCGATCGCATCGCCGGCAGTTTCGATGGCGGGCAGTATCGTCCCGCACCCATGACGCGCGAGGAGCGCACGCTGGCGCGGGCGCTCACGGGGCAACCGCTCGATCATCTCGACCAGCCGACCTGGGTCCGCTTCGAATATCCCGAATGGCTCGACGCGCCCCTGCGCGAAGCGCTGGGATCCGATTTCGAGGCCGAGATGCGGGCCTTGATGGACGAGGCCGCGACCGATATCCGCGTCAATGCGCTCAAGGCCGACCGCGAGGCCGCGATCCGCGCGCTCAAGGCCGAGAAGGTCGAGGCCCAGCCGACGCCGCTCTCGCCCTGGGGCCTGCGGGTCACCGGCCGGCCGCCGCTGGCGAGCCTCGAGATCTTCAAGTCGGGCGCCATCGAGGTGCAGGACGAGGGTTCGCAGCTGGTGGCGCTGCTGACCGGTGCGCGCCCAGGCCAGCGCGTGGTGGATTTCTGCGCCGGCGCCGGCGGCAAGACCCTGGCGCTCGCGGCGCAGATGAAGAACAAGGGTCATATCGTCGCCTGCGACGTGCTCGAGGGCCGCATCATGCGCGCCTCGACGCGGCTGCGGCGCGCCGGCGCGCATAATGTCGAGCGCCGCGCGCTGACCAGCGAACGCGATCCCTGGGTCAAGCGCCATGCCGCCGCCTTCGACCGGGTGCTGGTCGATGCGCCCTGCAGCGGCAGCGGCACCTGGCGGCGCAACCCGGACCAGAAATGGCGCCTGGCGCCCAACGACCTCGAGGAGCTGGTGGCGCTCCAGGCCAGCATCCTGCAGAGCGCCGCGCGCCTGGTGAAGCAGGGCGGGCGCCTCGTCTATGCCACCTGCGCGCTGCTGCCGGCCGAGAACGAGGGCCAGATCCGGCGCTTCCTCGAGATGCACGACAAGTTCCGCATCGTGCCGATCGCCGAGGTATGGGCGAGCGTCATCGGCGGGGAGTGTCCGGGGGACGGCGACTTTCTCAGACTCTCGCCGTCGCGCCATGGCACGGACGGATTCTTCGTGGCCGTGCTCGCGCGGAACACCTGA
- a CDS encoding RlmE family RNA methyltransferase translates to MSKTKGTKSSAGKSLSDPSLTGRKEKIRVKTVNKRSTSSARWLERQLNDPYVAEAQKRGLRSRAAFKLIELDEKYKLLRKGLRVLDLGAAPGGWSQVAAERVGPKGRVLAVDILAMDPLPGVTVMQQDFMADEAPARIRAALDGPADLVMSDMAAPTIGHTRTDHLRIMAMAETAYQFAAEVLAPGGTFLCKLFQGGATKDLLDLLKRDFEQVRHVKPPASRADSAEIYVVATGFRGGKGS, encoded by the coding sequence ATGTCCAAGACCAAAGGCACCAAGTCTTCCGCCGGCAAATCCCTCTCCGACCCGAGCCTCACGGGCCGCAAGGAGAAGATCCGCGTCAAGACGGTGAACAAGCGCAGCACCTCCTCGGCGCGCTGGCTCGAGCGGCAGCTCAACGATCCTTATGTGGCCGAGGCGCAGAAGCGGGGGCTTCGCTCGCGCGCGGCCTTCAAGCTGATCGAGCTCGACGAGAAATACAAACTGCTGCGCAAGGGCCTGCGCGTGCTCGATCTGGGCGCCGCCCCCGGCGGCTGGAGCCAGGTCGCGGCCGAGCGCGTCGGGCCCAAGGGCCGCGTGCTGGCGGTCGACATCCTGGCGATGGATCCGCTGCCGGGCGTCACGGTGATGCAGCAGGATTTCATGGCCGACGAGGCGCCGGCCCGCATCCGCGCGGCGCTCGACGGTCCGGCCGACCTGGTCATGAGCGACATGGCCGCGCCGACCATCGGCCATACCCGCACCGACCATCTGCGCATCATGGCCATGGCCGAGACCGCCTATCAGTTCGCGGCCGAAGTGCTGGCGCCCGGCGGCACCTTCCTCTGCAAGCTGTTCCAGGGCGGCGCCACCAAGGACCTGCTCGATCTGCTCAAGCGGGATTTCGAGCAGGTGCGTCATGTGAAGCCGCCCGCGAGCCGCGCGGATTCGGCGGAGATCTACGTGGTGGCGACGGGGTTCCGGGGCGGGAAGGGGAGCTGA
- a CDS encoding Ppx/GppA phosphatase family protein produces the protein MQRPGGEGSAEAALAANADLEGLSPPALALDAGSVPPAGLTVTTGFVSNGADPVAGLRADGEADLDNEVYAAIDLGTNNCRLLVARARGRGFRVIDAFSRIVRLGEGLGACGALSPEAMDRTLEALKICVDKMNRRGVTRARSVATEACRRAANGAQFLARVESETGLRLEIITPQEEAELAFRGCAPLLAREPRRAILFDIGGGSTEVGWVAIRPGRGIELLAYRSLPLGVVNLAERHGARAYCERTYGAMVDEIATSLEPLEAECNIAAEVRRGRVQMLGSSGTVTTLAGIEMQLQRYDRSRVDGSYLDFGSIGAISRRLAAMDCAERAQQPCIGRDRADLVVAGCAILEGICRLWPVGRLRVADRGLREGILFGLMSSGASRFGH, from the coding sequence ATGCAGCGGCCCGGCGGTGAAGGATCGGCGGAGGCGGCACTGGCCGCGAACGCTGACCTGGAAGGCTTGAGCCCGCCGGCTCTGGCGCTCGACGCCGGCTCGGTCCCGCCCGCCGGCCTGACGGTCACCACAGGCTTCGTCTCCAACGGCGCCGACCCGGTCGCCGGCCTTCGCGCCGACGGCGAGGCCGACCTCGACAACGAGGTCTATGCCGCGATCGATCTCGGCACCAACAATTGCCGGCTGCTGGTGGCGCGTGCGCGCGGCCGCGGCTTCCGCGTCATCGACGCCTTCTCGCGCATCGTGCGGCTGGGCGAGGGGCTCGGCGCCTGCGGCGCGCTCTCGCCCGAGGCCATGGACCGCACCCTCGAAGCGCTGAAGATCTGCGTCGACAAGATGAACCGCCGCGGCGTCACGCGGGCGCGCTCGGTCGCGACCGAGGCCTGCCGGCGCGCCGCCAACGGCGCCCAGTTCCTGGCGCGGGTGGAGAGCGAGACCGGCTTGCGGCTCGAGATCATCACGCCGCAGGAGGAGGCCGAGCTCGCCTTCCGCGGCTGCGCCCCCTTGCTGGCGCGCGAACCGCGCCGCGCCATCCTGTTCGATATCGGCGGCGGCTCGACCGAGGTCGGCTGGGTCGCGATCCGGCCCGGCCGCGGCATCGAGCTCCTGGCCTATCGCTCGCTGCCGCTGGGCGTGGTCAATCTGGCCGAGCGCCACGGCGCCCGGGCCTATTGCGAACGGACTTACGGCGCCATGGTCGACGAGATCGCGACCTCGCTCGAGCCGCTCGAGGCCGAATGCAACATCGCGGCCGAGGTGCGGCGGGGGCGGGTGCAGATGCTGGGCTCGTCCGGCACGGTCACGACCTTGGCCGGCATCGAGATGCAGCTGCAGCGCTATGACCGCTCGCGCGTCGACGGCTCCTATCTCGATTTCGGCTCGATCGGCGCGATCAGCCGGCGCCTCGCGGCGATGGATTGCGCGGAGCGCGCGCAGCAGCCCTGCATCGGCCGCGACCGCGCGGATCTGGTGGTCGCGGGCTGCGCCATCCTCGAAGGCATCTGCCGGCTCTGGCCGGTCGGGCGTCTCCGCGTCGCCGACCGGGGCCTGCGCGAGGGAATCCTGTTCGGGCTGATGTCGTCGGGAGCCTCACGCTTCGGGCATTGA